A genomic region of Oryza glaberrima chromosome 1, OglaRS2, whole genome shotgun sequence contains the following coding sequences:
- the LOC127759976 gene encoding proline-rich receptor-like protein kinase PERK8 yields MGMVGAYADPFLPPKMALSAYAAPMGEYGQPQPQPQPAPRPPACPYSSSSSSPPPVSASYHSWPPATSASPVSSPPPVSSPPESFPSSPPPALSPPPPDAPPPSLPPSPPPSPPPSPPQVEVQAPPPPMTTDQPRVQPRVYPSPPPPSLPPPPPQTFSPPSPPPFHPPSSSPAPAPVPAAVVYPPPPPPRIASPPPPRNHIKPHYVPRSSARSHSNSTRASSGAGKNIEISREAATTIVALAGLAMLSFVGATIWFVKKKRRRIEPPASLPTQQPAPPPPPNYFPSSGGSSLTSDAFFISPGYHPVRLFSAGSHGYPYSPADSAIGYSRMLFTPENLAEFTNGFAEQNLLGEGGFGCVYKGILPDNRLVAVKKLKIGNGQGEREFKAEVDTISRVHHRHLVSLVGYCIADGQRMLVYDFVPNNTLYYHLHVSEAAVLDWRTRVKIAAGAARGIAYLHEDCHPRIIHRDIKSSNILLDDNFEAQVSDFGLARLAADSNTHVTTRVMGTFGYLAPEYALSGKLTAKSDVYSFGVVLLELITGRKPVDASQPLGDESLVEWARPLLLKAIEHREFGDLPDPRMENRFDENEMYHMIGAAAACIRHSAAMRPRMGQVVRALDSLADSNLNNGLQPGRSEVFLEPQSEEIRLFQLREFGSRDCSDEMSQASWRSRRDL; encoded by the exons atggggatggtCGGAGCCTACGCGGATCCCTTCCTGCCTCCGAAGATGGCCTTGTCGGCGTACGCCGCGCCGATGGGGGAGTATGgccagccgcagccgcagccgcagccggcgccgcgcccgccgGCCTGCCCGtactcgtcttcctcctcctcgccgccgccggtctccgCGTCGTACCATTCTTGGCCTCCGGCGACGTCAGCTTCGCCGGTGAGTAGCCCACCTCCGGTCTCCTCTCCGCCAGAGTCGTttccgtcatcgccgccgccggcattgtcgccgccgccgccggacgctcctcccccatcgctcccgccgtctccgccgccgtccccacccCCGTCGCCGCCCCAAGTGGAGGtgcaagcgccgccgccgccgatgacaACTGACCAGCCGCGCGTCCAGCCCCGCGTGTACCCAtcacccccgccgccgtctctcCCCCCACCTCCGCCTCAGACCttctcgccgccatcgccacctccATTTCacccaccgtcgtcgtcgcccgctCCAGCTCCAGTGCCTGCTGCTGTAGTCtatccgcctcctcccccaccaagaatcgcctctccaccgccgccgcgtaaTCACATCAAGCCACATTACGTGCCGCGGTCATCTGCGAGGTCGCATTCGAATTCGACCCGCGCATCAAGTGGCGCCGGCAAGAACATCGAGATATCGAGGGAGGCAGCCACCACAATTGTAGCACTTGCCGGGCTTGCCATGCTCAGCTTTGTCGGCGCTACAATTTGGTTCGTCAAGAAGAAGCGCCGGCGGATAGAGCCTCCTGCATCACTGCCGACACAGCagccagctccgccgccaccgccaaacTACTTTCCCTCTTCCGGTGGATCCTCGCTAACGTCAG ATGCATTTTTCATATCACCTGGATATCATCCGGTCAGGTTGTTCAGTGCGGGGAGCCATGGGTATCCATATTCACCAGCTGATTCTGCCATTGGGTACTCTAGGATGCTATTCACCCCAGAAAATTTGGCAGAATTCACAAATGGCTTTGCAGAGCAAAACCTTTTGGGAGAAGGTGGATTTGGGTGTGTTTACAAGGGCATCTTGCCAGACAATCGCCTTGTGGCTGTCAAGAAGCTCAAAATTGGGAATGGGCAAGGAGAACGTGAGTTCAAGGCCGAAGTTGATACTATCAGCAGAGTACATCATAGACATTTGGTTTCACTAGTAGGCTACTGCATAGCAGATGGCCAGCGGATGCTTGTTTATGATTTTGTTCCAAACAATACGCTTTATTACCATCTCCATG TAAGTGAAGCGGCAGTTCTTGATTGGCGAACAAGGGTTAAGATTGCGGCCGGAGCAGCCCGTGGAATTGCTTATCTGCATGAAGACT GTCATCCTCGGATTATACATAGAGATATTAAATCATCCAATATTTTATTGGATGACAACTTCGAAGCTCAG GTTTCTGATTTTGGACTTGCAAGGCTAGCAGCTGACTCCAATACGCATGTCACGACACGTGTCATGGGTACATTTGG GTATTTGGCTCCAGAGTATGCGTTGTCTGGCAAGTTGACTGCAAAATCTGATGTATATTCTTTTGGAGTCGTTCTTTTGGAGCTTATTACAGGAAGAAAACCTGTTGATGCTTCCCAGCCACTGGGAGATGAGAGCCTTGTTGAGTGG gcTCGGCCCCTTCTCCTCAAGGCAATTGAACATCGAGAATTTGGTGACCTCCCTGATCCAAGGATGGAAAACAGGTTTGATGAAAATGAGATGTATCATATGATAGGAGCTGCAGCTGCATGCATTCGTCATTCTGCAGCAATGAGACCGCGGATGGGGCAG GTGGTTAGAGCACTAGATAGTTTAGCAGACTCTAACTTGAACAATGGCCTTCAACCTGGCCGCAGTGAAGTATTCTTAGAACCACAGTCCGAAGAAATTAGATTGTTCCAGCTGAGAGAATTCGGCAGCCGAGATTGTAGTGACGAGATGAGCCAAGCTAGCTGGAGAAGCCGAAGAGATTTGTAA
- the LOC127762222 gene encoding zinc finger CCCH domain-containing protein 10, which produces MAYETSSDHQLAAAAEFLAALQVHLAGAEASSPTWGGRCAYDEDFMMYEFKVRRCPRSRAHEWTSCPYAHPGEAARRRDPSHVTYTGEPCPDFRVAARAACPRGSGCPFAHGTFETWLHPSRYRTRPCRSGMLCARPVCFFAHNDKELRIVGDDAAAATPSPRSPFTTSEDSPPPSPMDMKQIVLAMQQMDARKATRSVAPKTDMLQQELEEDAPELGWVSDLLM; this is translated from the coding sequence ATGGCATACGAGACGTCGTCTGACCACcagcttgcggcggcggcggagtttcTAGCCGCGCTGCAGgtgcacctcgccggcgccgaggcgtcgtcgccgacgtggGGGGGCCGGTGCGCGTACGACGAGGACTTCATGATGTACGAGTTCAAGGTCCGGCGGTGCCCTCGCTCGCGGGCGCACGAGTGGACGTCGTGCCCGTACGCCCACCCGGGCGaggccgcgcggcgccgcgacCCGAGCCACGTCACCTACACCGGCGAGCCGTGCCCGGActtccgcgtcgccgcccgcgccgcatGCCCGCGCGGCTCCGGGTGCCCGTTCGCGCACGGGACCTTCGAGACGTGGCTGCACCCGTCGCGCTACCGCACGCGGCCGTGCCGCTCCGGCATGCTGTGCGCTCGCCCGGTATGCTTCTTCGCCCACAACGACAAGGAGCTGCGGATCGTGGgcgacgacgctgccgccgccacgccctCGCCGAGGTCCCCGTTCACGACGTCGGAGGACTCACCTCCGCCGTCTCCGATGGACATGAAGCAGATTGTCCTTGCAATGCAACAGATGGATGCGAGGAAGGCGACGCGATCGGTCGCTCCAAAAACGGACATGCTACAGCAGGAGCTGGAAGAGGACGCTCCGGAACTGGGATGGGTGTCTGACCTGTTG